In Pengzhenrongella sicca, a single genomic region encodes these proteins:
- a CDS encoding phosphotransferase, translating to MTPTGSAGDAADSPYVLNAGTTADILLVDDERVMRRYHDAHDIATEAALMRHVAAHGFPVPTLFSAEGADLVMERLHGPTLLQALAAGELNLHDGAEIMMDLHRQLHAIPAPKGSPEGDVVVHLDLQPANILLSESHGPALVDWANARTGPADLDLALSAVILGEVAADAGGDYSRAARAMLVAFLAITEGDPLAQLDEAIAARLSDPALIPGEEALVQPAAELVRRYAPTDLIIGARVPPRD from the coding sequence ATGACTCCCACCGGCTCCGCTGGCGACGCTGCCGATTCGCCGTACGTCCTCAACGCCGGGACGACCGCCGACATCCTGCTCGTCGACGACGAGCGGGTGATGCGCCGCTACCACGATGCGCACGACATCGCGACCGAGGCCGCGCTCATGCGCCACGTCGCGGCGCACGGTTTCCCCGTCCCGACGCTGTTCAGCGCCGAGGGCGCGGACCTCGTGATGGAGCGGTTGCACGGACCCACGCTCCTGCAGGCGCTCGCCGCCGGCGAGCTGAACCTGCACGACGGCGCCGAGATCATGATGGACCTGCACCGCCAGCTGCACGCGATCCCGGCGCCCAAGGGATCCCCGGAGGGCGACGTCGTCGTGCACCTCGACCTGCAGCCCGCGAACATCCTGCTCAGCGAGAGCCACGGCCCGGCCCTGGTCGACTGGGCCAACGCGCGCACCGGCCCGGCCGACCTCGATCTGGCGCTGAGCGCCGTCATCCTCGGCGAGGTCGCGGCCGACGCCGGCGGCGACTACTCGCGCGCGGCGCGCGCCATGCTCGTCGCCTTCCTCGCGATCACCGAAGGCGACCCGCTCGCGCAGCTCGACGAGGCGATCGCCGCGCGGCTCTCCGACCCGGCGCTTATCCCGGGCGAGGAGGCGCTCGTCCAGCCGGCCGCCGAGCTCGTGCGGCGGTACGCGCCCACCGACCTCATCATCGGCGCCCGCGTGCCGCCGCGCGACTAG
- the nrdE gene encoding class 1b ribonucleoside-diphosphate reductase subunit alpha, giving the protein MAQATTDPGVDAELDYHSLNAMLNLYGPNGEIQFDKDKAAAHQYFLQHVNQNTVFFHNLTEKLDYLVENKYYEPGILAKYDPAFIKSLFKRAYGAKFRFQTFLGAFKYYTSYTLKTFDGKRYLERFEDRVCMVALTLADGNEAFAEHVVDEIIAGRFQPATPTFLNSGKAQRGESVSCFLLRIEDNMESIARGINSALQLSKRGGGVALLLSNLREHGAPIKHIENQSSGVIPVMKLLEDSFSYANQLGARQGAGAVYLHAHHPDILRFLDTKRENADEKVRIKTLSLGVVIPDITFELAKNNEDMYLFSPYDVERVYGVPFADINVTEKYAEMVDDGRIKKSKIKARDFFQILAEIQFESGYPYLMFEDTVNRANPIAGKITHSNLCSEILQVATPSTFNEDLSYSHVGKDISCNLGSLNIALAMDSPDFALTVETAIRALTAVSDQTSIESVPSVKRANEGGHAIGLGQMNLHGYLARERIHYGSAEGLDFTNIYFYTVAFHAIRASNLLAIERGKSFDGFADSTYASGAYFTKYIDQTWEPATARVRELFDTSGIAIPTADDWRELAASVMAHGLYNQNLQAVPPTGSISYINNSTSSIHPVASKIEIRKEGKIGRVYYPAPFLTNDNLEYYADAYEIGYEKIIDTYAAATQHVDQGLSLTLFFKDTATTRDINKAQIYAWRKGIKTIYYIRLRQMALEGTEVEGCVSCML; this is encoded by the coding sequence TTGGCTCAGGCAACGACAGATCCCGGCGTAGACGCGGAGCTCGACTACCACTCCCTCAACGCGATGCTGAATCTCTACGGCCCGAACGGCGAGATCCAGTTCGACAAGGACAAGGCTGCGGCGCACCAGTACTTCCTGCAGCACGTCAACCAGAACACGGTCTTCTTCCACAACCTCACGGAGAAGCTCGACTACCTGGTCGAGAACAAGTACTACGAGCCGGGCATCCTGGCCAAGTACGACCCGGCGTTCATCAAGTCGCTGTTCAAGCGCGCCTACGGCGCGAAGTTCCGCTTCCAGACGTTCCTCGGCGCGTTCAAGTACTACACGTCGTACACGCTGAAGACGTTCGACGGAAAGCGGTACCTCGAGCGGTTCGAGGACCGCGTGTGCATGGTCGCGCTCACGCTCGCGGACGGCAACGAGGCCTTCGCCGAGCACGTCGTCGACGAGATCATCGCCGGGCGCTTCCAGCCCGCGACCCCGACGTTCCTCAACTCCGGCAAGGCGCAGCGCGGCGAGTCCGTGTCCTGCTTCCTGCTGCGCATCGAGGACAACATGGAGTCGATCGCGCGCGGCATCAACTCCGCGCTCCAGCTGTCCAAGCGCGGCGGCGGCGTCGCGCTGCTGCTGAGCAACCTGCGCGAGCACGGCGCGCCGATCAAGCACATCGAGAACCAGTCGTCCGGCGTCATCCCCGTGATGAAGCTGCTCGAAGACTCGTTCTCCTACGCCAACCAGCTCGGCGCCCGCCAGGGTGCGGGCGCGGTGTACCTGCACGCGCACCACCCCGACATCCTGCGGTTCCTCGACACCAAGCGCGAGAACGCCGACGAGAAGGTCCGGATCAAGACGCTGTCCCTCGGCGTCGTCATCCCCGACATCACGTTCGAGCTCGCGAAGAACAACGAGGACATGTACCTGTTCTCGCCGTACGACGTCGAGCGCGTCTACGGCGTGCCCTTCGCCGACATCAACGTGACCGAGAAGTACGCGGAGATGGTCGACGACGGCCGCATCAAGAAGTCGAAGATCAAGGCGCGCGACTTCTTCCAGATCCTCGCCGAGATCCAGTTCGAGTCCGGCTACCCGTACCTGATGTTCGAGGACACGGTGAACCGGGCGAACCCGATCGCCGGCAAGATCACGCACTCGAACCTGTGCTCGGAGATCCTCCAGGTCGCGACGCCGTCGACGTTCAACGAGGACCTGTCCTACAGCCACGTCGGCAAGGACATCTCCTGCAACCTCGGCTCGCTCAACATCGCGCTCGCGATGGACTCCCCGGACTTCGCCCTCACGGTCGAGACGGCGATCCGCGCGCTCACCGCGGTCTCCGACCAGACGAGCATCGAGTCGGTCCCGTCGGTCAAGCGTGCGAACGAGGGCGGGCACGCCATCGGCCTCGGCCAGATGAACCTGCACGGGTACCTCGCGCGCGAGCGGATCCACTACGGCTCCGCCGAGGGCCTCGACTTCACGAACATCTACTTCTACACGGTCGCGTTCCACGCGATCCGCGCGTCGAACCTGCTCGCGATCGAGCGCGGGAAGTCGTTCGACGGGTTCGCGGACTCGACCTACGCGAGCGGCGCGTACTTCACGAAGTACATCGACCAGACGTGGGAGCCGGCCACGGCCCGCGTGCGGGAGCTGTTCGACACCTCGGGCATCGCGATCCCGACGGCCGACGACTGGCGCGAGCTTGCGGCGTCGGTCATGGCGCACGGGCTCTACAACCAGAACCTGCAGGCCGTGCCGCCGACGGGCTCGATCTCGTACATCAACAACTCGACGTCGTCGATCCACCCGGTCGCCTCGAAGATCGAGATTCGCAAGGAGGGCAAGATCGGGCGCGTCTACTACCCGGCGCCGTTCCTGACGAACGACAACCTCGAGTACTACGCGGACGCGTACGAGATCGGCTACGAGAAGATCATCGACACCTACGCCGCGGCCACCCAGCACGTGGACCAGGGCCTGTCGCTGACGCTGTTCTTCAAGGACACCGCCACGACGCGTGACATCAACAAGGCCCAGATCTACGCGTGGCGCAAGGGCATCAAGACGATCTACTACATTCGCCTGCGGCAGATGGCCCTGGAGGGCACCGAGGTTGAGGGTTGCGTCAGCTGCATGCTGTGA
- a CDS encoding ATP-binding protein, with protein sequence MQITTLGPLAVDGRVVEGSRLPALLRRLLLARGRIVPAADLVDAVWDGAPPADASGALQALVTRTRRLGLSVTATAGGYRLDATGLEVDALIAQDRLGAARAATAAGDHARAASLAAQGLALWPDDDARATGPAGRLYTDLLALRVEAALAAGPARDAELGRGVGLLDALRDAVGQRPTDEPLTDLLMRALAAHGRDGEALAAYARLRDELAQTYGTDPSAAVGRTHVALLRGELTAPAQTPSGPPAGAPASAPARPAWRRPTTPMLGRAADVAALERALATAPLVTVIAVGGAGKTRLAVEVARRASERGEAVHAVELASVRDPAEILPALLTALGAAETAADADGPLERRVLAPRERMIRAVATLEGLLVLDNCEHLLAPVADIATQVLAAAGPGLRVLATSRAALGVVGEAVHPVHTLADDAALALLESRARALRPALAWDRVVALELCHRLDNLPLALELAAARLRSMPLTDVLAGVEHRFALLDHALRGLPDRHAGLWAMVDWSWALLEPAARALLRDLAVVPAPFTADLAAAVGRVAGPDGAGSGLAVLVDQSLLTLEEPGGGRPARYRMLETVREYGEARLALDGARDEVMERLADWAAVRARSLRAGYVGPGQLAALAATTDEHDTLVAALRWSVDRERARPAFAVAGALLTLWTMRGLHLEVLSWSRQLLRADEPVGRRAHLDPAHGPDPADADDVASVAAMVTVNGGIGNDLRVAALAVRLAGHVREARDGALSPRAAALVRLTAQFGIADDAVHLAAAAELIAAADPYLHGVGLFIRASLRENGGDVDDSFADVRAAYAFFELAGDHWGMGMAAMAVGRAGVSLDSAEADDWLTLAMTNLSLVGAVQDTRTLGVYREMRRALDGSAEAAAGLATTATAASSTGAERSHALIGLAILAAQGERWDEATERGDAAVSAARADEQSSPQGRIVTEVAAAVLRLRAGRDAEGLLAVAGHGALSTSDMPVLGAVALGYAELAHSRDEPARADELWALGMRLGANFATMFGPPAAGLFELAPNDARTALLERARASSAADTVARIAALIAPS encoded by the coding sequence GTGCAGATCACCACGCTCGGGCCGCTGGCGGTCGACGGGCGCGTGGTCGAGGGGTCCCGGCTGCCGGCGCTCCTGCGGCGACTGCTGCTCGCGCGGGGCCGGATCGTGCCGGCGGCCGACCTCGTCGACGCGGTGTGGGACGGCGCGCCGCCGGCCGACGCGAGCGGCGCGCTCCAGGCGCTCGTCACGCGCACCCGCCGGCTCGGCCTGTCCGTGACGGCCACGGCGGGCGGCTACCGCCTCGACGCGACCGGGCTCGAGGTCGACGCGCTGATCGCGCAGGACCGCCTGGGCGCGGCGCGCGCCGCGACGGCCGCCGGCGACCACGCGCGCGCGGCCAGCCTCGCCGCGCAAGGCCTCGCGCTCTGGCCCGACGACGACGCCCGCGCCACCGGGCCCGCCGGGCGCCTGTACACCGACCTGCTCGCGCTCCGGGTCGAGGCCGCCCTGGCGGCAGGCCCGGCCCGCGACGCCGAGCTCGGCCGGGGCGTCGGCCTCCTCGACGCCCTGCGCGACGCCGTCGGCCAACGCCCCACGGACGAGCCGCTCACCGACCTGCTGATGCGGGCACTCGCGGCGCACGGGCGCGACGGCGAGGCCCTCGCCGCGTACGCCCGGCTGCGCGACGAGCTCGCCCAGACCTACGGCACCGACCCGTCGGCTGCCGTCGGCCGCACGCACGTCGCTCTCCTGCGCGGCGAGCTCACCGCGCCTGCGCAGACGCCGTCTGGCCCCCCGGCAGGCGCGCCGGCCAGCGCGCCGGCGCGCCCGGCCTGGCGTCGGCCGACGACGCCGATGCTCGGCCGCGCGGCGGACGTCGCGGCGCTCGAGCGCGCCCTCGCCACCGCCCCGCTGGTCACGGTGATCGCCGTCGGCGGCGCGGGCAAGACGCGGCTGGCCGTCGAGGTCGCGCGCCGGGCGAGCGAACGCGGCGAGGCGGTGCACGCCGTTGAGCTCGCCAGCGTGCGTGACCCCGCCGAGATCCTGCCGGCGCTGCTCACCGCACTCGGCGCCGCGGAGACGGCGGCCGATGCCGACGGCCCGCTCGAGCGGCGCGTCCTCGCGCCGCGCGAGCGGATGATCCGCGCCGTGGCCACGCTGGAGGGCCTGCTCGTGCTCGACAACTGCGAGCACCTCCTGGCACCGGTCGCGGACATCGCGACGCAGGTCCTGGCCGCGGCGGGCCCCGGCCTGCGCGTGCTCGCCACCAGCCGCGCCGCGCTCGGCGTCGTCGGCGAGGCGGTGCACCCCGTGCATACCCTCGCCGACGACGCCGCGCTCGCCCTGCTCGAGTCCCGCGCCCGGGCGCTCCGGCCGGCCCTGGCGTGGGATCGGGTCGTCGCGCTCGAGCTGTGCCACCGCCTCGACAACCTGCCGCTCGCGCTCGAGCTCGCGGCGGCGCGGCTGCGGTCGATGCCACTCACGGACGTGCTGGCCGGGGTGGAGCACCGGTTCGCCCTGCTGGACCACGCGCTGCGCGGCCTGCCGGACCGGCACGCGGGGCTGTGGGCGATGGTCGACTGGAGCTGGGCGCTGCTCGAGCCCGCCGCCCGGGCGCTGCTGCGCGACCTCGCCGTCGTGCCCGCGCCGTTCACGGCGGACCTGGCCGCCGCGGTTGGCCGCGTCGCGGGACCCGACGGCGCGGGCTCCGGGCTCGCCGTCCTGGTCGACCAGTCGCTGCTCACGCTCGAGGAGCCCGGCGGCGGCCGGCCCGCCCGGTACCGGATGCTCGAGACGGTGCGCGAGTACGGCGAGGCGCGGCTGGCCCTCGACGGCGCGCGGGACGAGGTGATGGAGCGGCTCGCCGACTGGGCGGCCGTCCGCGCACGCTCGCTGCGAGCCGGGTACGTCGGCCCCGGCCAGCTCGCCGCGCTCGCCGCGACGACCGACGAGCACGACACGCTCGTCGCGGCGCTGCGGTGGTCCGTCGACCGTGAGCGCGCCCGCCCGGCGTTCGCCGTCGCAGGGGCGCTACTGACGCTCTGGACCATGCGCGGCCTGCACCTGGAGGTCCTGTCGTGGTCGCGGCAGCTGCTGCGCGCCGACGAGCCGGTCGGGCGCCGCGCGCACCTGGACCCGGCGCACGGGCCGGACCCCGCCGACGCCGACGACGTCGCGTCGGTCGCCGCGATGGTGACGGTGAACGGCGGGATCGGCAACGACCTGCGGGTCGCCGCGCTCGCGGTGCGACTCGCCGGCCACGTGCGCGAGGCGCGCGACGGCGCCCTGTCACCCCGCGCGGCGGCCCTGGTCCGCCTGACCGCGCAGTTCGGCATCGCCGACGACGCCGTCCACCTCGCGGCCGCGGCGGAGCTGATCGCGGCGGCCGACCCGTACTTGCACGGCGTCGGCCTGTTCATCCGGGCCAGCCTGCGCGAGAACGGCGGGGACGTCGACGACTCCTTCGCGGACGTGCGCGCCGCGTACGCGTTCTTCGAGCTGGCCGGCGACCACTGGGGCATGGGGATGGCCGCCATGGCGGTCGGCCGGGCCGGGGTCTCGCTCGACAGCGCGGAGGCCGACGACTGGCTCACGCTCGCGATGACGAACCTGAGCCTCGTGGGCGCGGTGCAGGACACCCGCACGCTCGGCGTCTACCGGGAGATGCGCCGGGCGCTCGATGGCTCGGCAGAGGCCGCTGCCGGCCTCGCGACCACGGCGACGGCGGCGTCGTCGACCGGCGCCGAGCGCAGCCACGCGCTCATCGGCCTGGCGATCCTCGCGGCGCAGGGCGAGCGGTGGGACGAGGCGACCGAGCGCGGCGACGCCGCGGTTTCCGCGGCCCGCGCCGACGAGCAGTCCTCCCCGCAGGGCCGGATCGTCACCGAGGTCGCGGCGGCCGTGCTGCGCCTGCGGGCCGGCCGGGACGCCGAGGGGCTGCTCGCGGTCGCGGGCCACGGCGCGCTGTCGACCTCGGACATGCCCGTCCTCGGCGCCGTCGCGCTCGGCTACGCCGAGCTCGCCCACAGCCGGGACGAGCCCGCGCGCGCGGACGAGCTCTGGGCGCTCGGCATGCGGCTCGGCGCCAACTTCGCCACCATGTTCGGCCCGCCCGCCGCGGGCCTGTTCGAGCTCGCCCCGAACGATGCCCGCACCGCCCTGCTCGAGCGGGCGCGCGCGAGCAGCGCCGCCGACACGGTCGCCCGCATCGCGGCGCTGATCGCGCCGAGCTGA
- the nrdF gene encoding class 1b ribonucleoside-diphosphate reductase subunit beta — MSEKLPLISRVSAINWNRVEDDKDVDVWNRLTNNFWLPEKVPLSNDIQSWATLRPAEQQLTLRVFTGLTLLDTIQGTVGAVSLIPDSITPHEEAVYTNIAFMESVHAKSYSSVFSTLCTTTEIDDAFRWSEENRNLQRKAQIVMDYYRGDDPLKRKVASVLLESFLFYSGFYLPMYLSSHAKLTNTADLIRLIIRDEAVHGYYIGYKFQKGLAQLDEAGRADMKEYTYGLLLDLYDNEVEYTQDLYDGVGLTEDVKKFLRYNANKALMNLGYEALFPKDECNVNPAILSALSPNADENHDFFSGSGSSYVIGKAVNTEDDDWEF; from the coding sequence ATGTCCGAGAAGTTGCCCCTGATCAGCCGGGTTTCGGCGATCAACTGGAACCGGGTCGAGGACGACAAGGACGTTGACGTCTGGAACCGCCTGACGAACAACTTCTGGCTGCCCGAGAAGGTGCCGCTGTCCAACGACATCCAGTCGTGGGCGACGCTCCGGCCCGCCGAGCAGCAGCTGACCCTGCGCGTGTTCACCGGCCTGACGCTGCTCGACACGATTCAGGGCACCGTCGGCGCCGTCAGCCTCATCCCGGACTCGATCACGCCGCACGAGGAGGCCGTCTACACGAACATCGCGTTCATGGAGTCGGTGCACGCGAAGTCGTACTCGTCCGTGTTCTCGACCCTGTGCACGACGACCGAGATCGACGACGCGTTCCGCTGGTCGGAGGAGAACCGCAACCTCCAGCGCAAGGCGCAGATCGTTATGGACTACTACCGCGGCGACGACCCGCTCAAGCGCAAGGTCGCCTCGGTGCTGCTCGAGTCGTTCCTGTTCTACTCCGGCTTCTACCTGCCGATGTACCTGTCGTCGCACGCGAAGCTGACCAACACGGCCGACCTGATCCGGCTGATCATCCGCGACGAGGCGGTGCACGGGTACTACATCGGCTACAAGTTCCAGAAGGGCCTTGCTCAGCTGGACGAGGCCGGCCGCGCGGACATGAAGGAGTACACCTACGGCCTGCTGCTCGACCTGTACGACAACGAGGTCGAGTACACCCAGGACCTGTACGACGGCGTCGGCCTGACCGAGGACGTCAAGAAGTTCCTGCGCTACAACGCCAACAAGGCGCTGATGAACCTCGGGTACGAGGCGCTGTTCCCCAAGGACGAATGCAACGTCAACCCGGCGATCCTCTCGGCGCTCAGCCCGAATGCGGACGAGAACCACGACTTCTTCTCGGGCTCGGGCAGCTCGTACGTGATCGGCAAGGCCGTCAACACCGAGGACGACGACTGGGAGTTCTAG
- the nrdH gene encoding glutaredoxin-like protein NrdH encodes MTVTVFSKPSCVQCDATYRALDKHGVVYTSVDITEDAAALEMVRDLGYLQAPVVIAGSEHWSGYRPDRISSLAPLAAAVA; translated from the coding sequence ATGACCGTCACCGTTTTCAGCAAGCCGTCCTGCGTCCAGTGCGACGCCACCTACCGCGCACTCGACAAGCACGGGGTCGTCTACACCTCGGTCGACATCACCGAGGACGCCGCGGCGCTCGAGATGGTGCGTGACCTCGGCTACCTGCAGGCACCCGTCGTGATCGCCGGCTCCGAGCACTGGTCGGGCTACCGCCCGGACCGGATCAGCTCGCTCGCGCCGCTCGCCGCCGCAGTAGCCTGA
- the nrdI gene encoding class Ib ribonucleoside-diphosphate reductase assembly flavoprotein NrdI produces the protein MSSLVYFSSSSENTHRFVQRLGLPADRIPLRAADAPLRVEAPYVLIVPTYGGGTEAGAVPRQVIKFLNDAHNRSLIRGVIAAGNTNFGAAYCIAGSIISAKCNVPYLYGFELLGTPEDVIGVRDGLDQFWLRQRQIPA, from the coding sequence GTGAGCTCCCTCGTCTACTTCTCCAGTTCGTCGGAGAACACCCATCGCTTCGTGCAGCGGCTCGGCCTCCCGGCCGACCGCATCCCGTTGCGCGCCGCGGACGCGCCCCTGCGGGTCGAGGCGCCGTACGTACTCATCGTCCCGACCTACGGCGGCGGCACCGAGGCCGGCGCCGTCCCGCGTCAGGTCATTAAGTTCCTGAACGACGCGCACAACCGGTCGTTGATCCGCGGCGTGATCGCGGCGGGTAACACCAACTTCGGCGCCGCGTACTGCATCGCCGGATCAATCATCTCTGCCAAGTGCAACGTCCCGTACCTGTACGGCTTCGAGCTGCTCGGCACCCCTGAGGACGTCATCGGCGTCCGCGATGGATTGGACCAGTTTTGGCTCAGGCAACGACAGATCCCGGCGTAG
- a CDS encoding sigma-70 family RNA polymerase sigma factor — protein sequence MVDRADLWSESSSDAELITAARGGDTAAFGLLYERHSAAARSVARQYTTSPADADDVTADAFARVFTVVQAGGGPDVAFRAYLFTVVRRLAYAGKVSGRRVEPTDDMVVFENAFGSKGSVEDPALAGFERDVVAKAYSSLPERWQAALWYTEVEGLTAAQIAPLLGLTPNGVAALSYRAREGLRQAYLQQHLATPRSDGCLSVNLKLGAYVRGGLAKRESTQVATHLAGCVECQGLVLELGDVNHGMRAVVAPLVLGLIGMGALAHPLPVGGIGIGIGLAVGASGAGAASTGVAAGAAAGTAGVTTGVTTGVTTGVTTGVTTGAAAGTAGAGAAAAGTGAAAAGTGAAAAGTGAAAAGTGAAASAAGTGAAASAGVAAGAGTAAASTAAAGTAAVSTAAAGAATATGAGVAVGAGATSAVAGAVAGGVGVGAVTGAVATTTAIAAGAAAATGGVAAVAAATPLSIASAVMAGLVGTSLAVAGASGAFTDSGTSGQVFATQTQAPTAAATTSDAAPSPGPTDLPALDVPTLSVPIVPADGATGSPAPSGTTSTPAAAAGATSPAAQAPASGAAAGSAPTPTPTPTPTPTPDPEPVAPPTAAALGATAGGLSLTAGRAGTLAFVITNSGESAAANVSATITLPTGVQYVGPAGSDSQAWSCAAVDGGATCTAPELAGATSLELAIRVDVDESLEADGVATLGLLVVSDSTQTSLATTVSIAAAPAALAVEVPALVQLTVAIAATLTLPVRNDGGLEARAVRVDVRLPSGVDGAPIAPGAWECAGDSEPGRLVCTATTLEAHGTNPLTLRLLADGSTGSRPGSIEISASFADAASAVNHSVPVEVLDAPPAV from the coding sequence ATGGTCGACAGGGCGGACCTCTGGAGCGAGTCCTCCAGCGACGCCGAGTTGATCACCGCTGCTCGGGGCGGGGACACGGCGGCCTTCGGGCTGCTGTACGAGCGCCACAGCGCCGCCGCGCGGTCGGTCGCGCGGCAGTACACCACCTCGCCGGCCGACGCCGACGACGTCACCGCCGACGCGTTCGCGCGCGTGTTCACCGTGGTGCAGGCGGGCGGCGGGCCCGACGTCGCGTTCCGCGCGTACCTGTTCACCGTCGTCCGCCGGCTCGCCTACGCGGGCAAGGTGAGCGGGCGCCGGGTCGAACCGACCGACGACATGGTGGTGTTCGAGAACGCGTTCGGGTCGAAGGGCTCGGTCGAGGACCCGGCGCTGGCCGGGTTCGAGCGCGACGTCGTGGCCAAGGCCTACTCCTCGCTGCCCGAACGCTGGCAGGCCGCGCTCTGGTACACCGAGGTCGAGGGCCTGACGGCCGCGCAGATCGCGCCGCTGCTCGGGCTGACCCCGAACGGAGTCGCGGCGCTCTCCTACCGCGCACGCGAGGGGCTTCGCCAGGCCTACCTGCAGCAGCACCTGGCGACGCCGCGCAGCGACGGCTGCCTCTCGGTCAACCTGAAGCTCGGCGCGTACGTCCGCGGCGGCCTGGCCAAGCGCGAGTCGACCCAGGTGGCGACGCATCTCGCCGGGTGCGTCGAGTGCCAGGGCCTCGTGCTCGAGCTCGGGGACGTCAACCACGGCATGCGGGCCGTCGTCGCCCCGCTCGTTCTCGGCCTCATCGGCATGGGTGCGCTCGCGCACCCGCTGCCCGTCGGCGGGATCGGCATCGGCATCGGCCTGGCCGTCGGCGCCAGCGGAGCCGGTGCCGCCAGCACGGGCGTGGCCGCGGGGGCGGCCGCCGGCACTGCGGGCGTGACCACCGGAGTGACGACGGGCGTGACGACCGGAGTGACGACAGGCGTGACGACCGGGGCTGCGGCGGGGACGGCGGGGGCCGGCGCGGCCGCCGCGGGGACGGGCGCAGCCGCCGCGGGGACGGGCGCAGCCGCCGCGGGGACGGGCGCAGCCGCCGCGGGGACGGGCGCAGCGGCGTCGGCCGCCGGAACCGGTGCGGCGGCGAGCGCGGGAGTGGCCGCGGGTGCGGGCACGGCCGCTGCCAGTACCGCGGCTGCGGGCACGGCGGCGGTCAGCACGGCGGCCGCCGGCGCCGCGACCGCGACCGGTGCGGGGGTCGCGGTCGGCGCGGGCGCCACGAGCGCGGTCGCCGGCGCGGTCGCGGGCGGCGTCGGCGTCGGCGCTGTCACTGGTGCCGTGGCGACGACGACGGCCATCGCCGCCGGGGCCGCGGCGGCGACCGGTGGGGTGGCAGCGGTGGCCGCCGCGACCCCGCTGAGCATCGCGAGCGCGGTCATGGCCGGCCTCGTGGGCACGTCGCTGGCGGTCGCCGGCGCGTCCGGCGCGTTCACCGACAGCGGCACCTCGGGCCAGGTCTTCGCGACGCAGACGCAGGCCCCGACGGCCGCGGCCACGACGTCGGACGCAGCACCGAGCCCCGGGCCGACCGACCTGCCGGCGCTCGACGTGCCGACCCTGAGCGTTCCGATCGTGCCGGCCGACGGCGCAACCGGATCGCCGGCACCGAGCGGAACCACCTCCACGCCTGCGGCCGCCGCCGGCGCCACGTCCCCAGCGGCCCAGGCGCCCGCGAGCGGCGCCGCCGCCGGCTCCGCTCCCACCCCGACCCCCACCCCGACCCCGACCCCGACGCCGGACCCCGAGCCGGTGGCCCCGCCGACGGCCGCCGCGCTCGGCGCCACCGCAGGCGGGCTGAGCCTGACGGCCGGGCGTGCGGGCACGCTCGCGTTCGTCATCACGAACTCCGGCGAGTCGGCCGCGGCGAACGTGAGCGCGACGATCACGCTGCCGACGGGTGTCCAGTACGTCGGCCCAGCGGGCTCCGACTCGCAGGCCTGGTCGTGCGCGGCCGTGGACGGCGGCGCGACCTGCACGGCACCCGAGCTGGCCGGGGCGACCTCGCTCGAGCTCGCGATCCGGGTCGACGTCGACGAGTCGCTCGAGGCGGACGGAGTGGCCACGCTCGGCCTGCTCGTCGTCAGCGACTCGACCCAGACCTCCCTGGCCACGACGGTGTCGATCGCGGCGGCCCCCGCGGCGCTCGCGGTGGAGGTGCCCGCGCTCGTGCAGCTGACCGTAGCGATCGCCGCCACTCTCACGCTCCCCGTGCGCAACGACGGCGGGCTCGAGGCCCGCGCGGTGCGGGTCGACGTCCGGCTGCCGAGCGGTGTCGACGGCGCCCCGATCGCCCCCGGCGCCTGGGAGTGCGCCGGCGACAGCGAGCCGGGGCGGCTCGTGTGCACGGCGACGACGCTCGAGGCGCACGGGACGAACCCCCTGACCCTGCGGCTGCTGGCGGACGGGAGCACGGGCTCCCGACCGGGGAGCATCGAGATCTCGGCGAGCTTCGCCGACGCCGCGAGCGCGGTGAACCACTCTGTGCCGGTCGAGGTGCTCGACGCGCCTCCGGCGGTCTGA